The Montipora foliosa isolate CH-2021 chromosome 1, ASM3666993v2, whole genome shotgun sequence genome has a window encoding:
- the LOC138013384 gene encoding uncharacterized protein, with amino-acid sequence MYADDTNLTFTACNIPELQEQMSVDIQCLKNGLFANKLTLNVIKTEFMLVGSRQRIATMTENMNTFLNGISLNRVNCSKCLGVEIDEFLTWDTHIASVSKKVSSGISIMRKIKPFIPISSLLPVNVYQSIVEPYFDYCNIVWNGIGNNLADKLQILKNRAARVITAADYLTPTKKILNKLGWSNLKERRNKQKALMMFKIVNGMTPRYLKDIFSARPGASVYNLRTSQDDIAIPRARTDYYRKSFAFTGAKIWNALPNNMTSELSFGTFRNKLKSLDLSIDI; translated from the coding sequence atgtacgcagatgacaccaaCTTGACTTTTACCGCTTGCAATATCCCTGAACTCCAAGAACAAATGAGCGTTGATATTCAATGTCTCAAAAACGGGTTGTTTGCTAACAAACTAACATTGAATGTCATAAAAACAGAGTTTATGTTAGTTGGTTCAAGACAAAGAATTGCCACGATGACGGAAAATATGAACACGTTTCTTAACGGAATTTCTTTGAACAGAGTTAATTGTAGCAAATGCTTGGGCGTTGAAATTGATGAATTCCTCACATGGGATACCCACATTGCAAGCGTTTCAAAGAAGGTGTCGTCAGGCATAAGCATCATGAGAAAGATCAAACCTTTCATTCCAATATCTAGCCTATTACCGGTAAACGTATACCAATCTATAGTTGAACcttactttgattattgtaataTTGTTTGGAATGGCATTGGTAACAACCTGGCTGATAAACTCCAAATACTGAAAAATCGTGCGGCACGGGTGATTACCGCTGCAGATTATTTGACtccaacaaagaaaatattaaataaacttgGCTGGTCTAATCTtaaggagagaagaaataaacaaaaagcccTTATGATGTTCAAAATTGTCAATGGAATGACACCACGctatttaaaagatattttttcagcGAGACCGGGTGCCTCGGTATACAACCTCAGAACATCACAGGATGATATTGCCATACCAAGGGCCAGAACGGACTATTACAGGAAGAGTTTCGCGTTTACGGGGGCTAAGATCTGGAATGCACTCCCTAATAATATGACATCTGAGCTCTCCTTTGGAACGTTTAGGAACAAACTGAAATCTCTCGACCTCAGTATTGATATCTAA